The Streptomyces sp. NBC_00775 genome includes the window CCACCATGTAGGGGGAGCCGGGCTGCGGCACGACGACGTCCCGGTCGATCCCCGTACAGAACGCCCGCGTGCCCGCCCCGGTGATGACGACCGCCCGTACGGTGTCGTCGAACCGGAACTCCCGCCAGGCGGCCGCGAGTTCGGCGGCCGTGTCGAGGTCGATGGCGTTGAGCTTCGCGGGCCGGTCGAGGGTGAGGACGGCGACGCCGGTGTCCTTGTCGGCGGTGACGCGCAGCCCGTCGCTCACGGCCGCTCCAGAACCCAGCGGGGCACGGCCACACCGTTCACCTCGGCGAACACCACCTGCACCCGCGCCCCGATCCGGATCCGTTCCTGCGGGACGGAGTTGAGCGCCTCACCGGCACCGCTCACCAGATTCCCCACGAGCCGAATCCGGGGGGCGTCCGCCAGCTCCACCACGATCGCGTTGTACGGGGCCTGCTCCGCGTAGGCGGGAAGCAGCGGCGGATGCGGGATGACGAACGACCAGACCCTCCCCCTGCCGCTCATCTCCCGCCATTCGCTCGCGAAGGAGTGGCAGTGCGGGCAGCAGGGCCGGGGCGGAAAGCGCAGCTCGCCGCAGCCGGCGCAGGACTGGATCCGGAGTTCGCCTCGGGCCGCGTACTCCCAGAAGGGGGCGCCGTCGTCGTCGGGGACGGGCGAGAGAAGGGACTGGTCCGAGGTCGTGGCGTGAGTGGCGTTCGTGGTGCTCGTAGCGTTCGTGGCATTCGTGGTGCTCGTAGCGTTCGTGGAGTTGATGGTGGTCATGGCGGCGGCTCCTCAGGCCCGGAGTAGAAGCGCGGACGTCGGTACGCCCTCACCCGCCGTGACCAGGCAGGTGGCGGCGCCGGGGACTTGGGCCGTACTGGTCCCGCGCAGTTGCTTCACGCCCTCGTTGATCAGGTTGAAGCCGTGCACGTACGCCTCGCTGAGCCCGCCCCCGCCGGTGTTGACGGGCAGCCGCCCGCCGATCTCCAGCGCGCCGCCCTCCGTGAAGGCCGCGCCTTCCCCTCTCCCGCAGAAGCCGTATCCCTCAAGGGAGAGCGGTATGAGAGGCGTGAACGCGTCGTAGATCTGTGCCACATCGACATCGTCCGGTGTGAAGTCGGCGTGTTTCCACAGGTGTCGGGCGGCGGTCCAGGCGGGGCCGGTGAGCGGGTCGTCGTTCCAGTAGTTGACCATGCCGTGGTGCTGGGCGGGCAGGCCCTGGGCGGCGGAGTGGACGTAGACGGGGCGTCGGCGGCAGTCGCGGGCGCGCTCGGCGGAGACGATCACGCAGGCCAACGCCCCGTCCGTCTCAAGGCAGTTGTCGAAGAGGCAGAGGGGTTCGCTGATCCAGCGGGAGGTCATGTACATCTCGCGGGTCAACGGCCGCTCGTACATGATCGCGGCCGGGTTCTGGTTGGCGCGGTTCCGGCAGGCGAGGGCGACGTTGAAGAGGTGGTCGCGGGTGGCGCCGTACTCGTGCATGTAGCGGCGCGCGAGCATGCCGATCTCGTCGGCGGGCCGGAGGAGGCCGAAGGGGCGGGTCCACTGGGCGGGAGTGGGGAGTTGGACGCTGGTGTTCTTCCACGGCCGGGGCCCGGACCCGCGCTTCCGCGACCGCCAGGCCACCCCCACCGTCGCCTGCCCGCCGGCGATGGCGGCGGCGAGATGCGCGACGGTGGCGCAGGATCCGCCCCCGCCGTACCCGACCTTGCTGAAGAAGGTGAGGTCGCCCAGACCGACGGCCTTGGCCACCTCCACCTCGTCCGTCTCCTCCATGGTGTAGGAGGCGAGCCCGTCGACCTCGGCTGGTGCGATCCCGGCGTCGTCGAGGGCGGCGAGGATCGCCCGACAGGCCAAGGCCTTCTCGGATTCGGGGAGTTGTTTGGCGAAGGGGGTCTGCCCGATCCCGACGACGGCTGTGGCGTCCTTGATCCCCGGCATGGGTGCACCTCCACAGAAGGTCCCGGCTGCTGACAGGGCGTCAGGCTACAGCTAATCTGACGGTCAGTCAGCTAGTGTGCTTGGGCCGGTGGGAGGCGGGCGATGCGCGGAGACCTGGAGTGGGGCGGCATCCCGGGACTGGTGCGGTCGGCGGCGACGCGGTTCGCGGATCGGGAGGCGGTCGTCGAGGGCCGTACACGAGTGTCATACGCCGAGTTGGGCGCCCGCGTGGAACGTGCGGCGGCGGCCTGCGTCGCGAACGGGGTACGGCTCGGCGACCGCGTCGCCATCTGGGCGCCGAACACCCTCGACTGGATCGTCTCGGCGCTGGGCGCGGTGTCGGCGGGGGCGGTGCTGGTGCCGCTGAACACGCGGTTCAAGGGCACGGAGGCGGCGTACGTCCTCTCCCGGAGCCGGGCGAAACTGCTGTTCGTGACGGGGACCTTCCTGGGGACGTCGTATGTGGCGTCGCTGCGGCGGGCCGCGGGGGAGGGACAGGGGGAGGGGGAGGGGAAGGGCGCCGGCCCGCTCCCGGGCCTCCCGCACCTGGAACAGGTGGTCGTCCTCGCGGACGACGCCCCCGCCGACTTCCGTACCTGGAAGGACTTCCTGGCGAGCGGGGAGGGCGTGGGAGCGGAGGAGGTACGGCAGCGGGGGGACACCGTGTCCGGCTCCTGCGCCTCGGACATCATCTTTACGTCGGGCACGACGGGCCGCCCCAAGGGCGCCCTGATCACCCACGCCCAGACACTCCGCGGCTACGAGATCTGGAGCGACCTCGCGGGCCTGCGCGAGGGCGACCGCTACCTGATCGTGAACCCCTTCTTCCACACCTTCGGCTACAAGGCGGGCATCGTCGCCTGTCTGATGCGCGGCGCGACGATGATCCCGCAGCCGGTGTTCAACGTGGACACGGTGCTGGCGAACGTGGCGTCGGAGCGCATCTCGGTCCTCCCGGGCCCGCCCACCCTCCACCAGTCACTCCTGGACCACCCCTCCCGCGACGCGTACGACCTCTCGGCGCTCCGTCTGGTGGTGACGGGAGCGGCGGTGGTTCCTCTGCGCCTGGTGGAACGCCTGAAGTCGGAGCTGAAGATCGACACGGTCCTGACGGCGTACGGACTGTCTGAGGCGAGCGGCATCGTCACGATGTGCCGCCGGGGTGACGAGGCGCAGGTGATCGCCTCGACTTCGGGCCGGGCGATCCCGGACACGGAGATACGGGTCGAGGCGGCCCTCGGCTCCCCGGGCGAGGTCCTGGTCCGCGGATTCAACGTCATGCAGGGCTACTTCGAGGATCCGGACGCCACGGCGACGGTCCTCGACGCCGACGGCTGGCTGCACACGGGCGACGTCGGCGTCCTCGACGACGCCGGCAACCTCCGTATCACCGACCGCATCAAGGACATGTTCATCGTCGGCGGCTTCAACGCCTACCCCGCCGAGATCGAGCAACTCCTCGGCCTGCACCCGGATGTGGCCGACGTCGCGGTGATCGGCGTACCGGACGGCCGCCTGGGCGAGGTGGGCAAGGCGTACGTGGTCCGCCGGGCGGGGGCCGTACTGACCGCCGACGACCTCATCGCGTGGTCTCGGCGCGAGATGGCGAACTACAAGGTGCCGCGGATGGTGGAGTTCGTGGGGGAGCTGCCGCGGAACGCGAGCGGGAAGGTGGTGAAGGGGGAGTTGCGGGGACAGTGAGGCCAGGTGGTCAGGCGGGTCCCGAGGCTGCGAATGAGGCTGCCGGAAAAACTTCCGGCCGTCGTGTCACACCCGTACGCCCCCCGGTGTCAATCCAGTGACGGACGGACACACCAGCCCGGGCGGATCGGATCAACCCCCGCCCCGGCACCCCTGACAAGGAGCCTCCCCATGTCCATTGCCCACATCATCGTGACCATCCTCGCCGCCGCCATGTCGGGCTACTCGGCCGGCGCCATCCTTTTCCGCGCCCAGTGGGTCATCCAGGCCCTGACCGACTACAGCGTCCCCCGCTCGTGGTGGCCCTGGCTCGGTGCGGCGAAGGCCGCGGGGGCGGCGGGCCTGCTGGTCGGCCTGTTCGTACCACCGCTCGGCGTCGCGGCCGGGATCGGCCTGGTCCTCTACTTCAGCGGTGCGGCGGTGACCGTGGCCCGGGCGCGCTGGTACTCGCACATTCCGTTCCCGCTGGTGTACGCGGCGCCGGTGGTGGGGGCGCTGGCGCTGGGGCTGGCTGTCTGAGGGCGCTGGAGCGACGCGCTCCCCTGTCTGCTCGCTGAGGGGGCGGAATCCGCCGCATTCGCGGACGCCGCCCCCTCAGCGCGCGCCGCTGCCGGAATCGGTCGCACCCAGGGCGGCGCGGATCTGGGCAAGCATCCCCGCCGCCCGGTGAAAGACGTCCTCCGCAGTGAAGCGCAGCAGTGTCCGGACCTCGGGGCACTGGAGGATCTGGTTGAAGCGGTGCAGGTCGCGGCGGTGGGCGTCGCGGGTGCCGTGATAGGCGTAGCCCTCGATCTCCACTCCCAGGCCCTCGGCACGGAAGAGGAAGTCCAGGAAACGGCGGCGTCCGTCGGGGGTACGCAACTCGGCCTGGGGCTCGGGCCGGAGGCCGACGTCGTGCATCCGCAGGCGCGCGATCGTCTCCGCCGGGGACCCGGAGTTCGGGTCGGCGAGCCGCAGCCTGTCTCGCGCTCGGGGCGCTCCGAGGAGCGAGGCTTCGAGGGCGGCGGCGAGCGCGGCCGGCGTGGTGAGCGGGGCGCGCCGCACGGAGCCGACCCTGCGCCGGGTGAGTGCCGACTCCACGGCGACGAGGGCGTCGTCCCTCGGTTCGGCCCGCAGGAGGTCGGCGACGGTGCGGTTCACTCCGGTGACCCGCAGCCCTTGCCGTTCCACGACCTCGCATGGGGCGAGGGGGATCCGGTGCACCTGTACGCCCTCGCCGCCGCGCCGGACGCTGAGCCCGGGGTCCGTGAAGTCCAGGGTGGTTCGGTTGCTTACGGGGCCCAGCGTCTCGATCCGCCAGAGCCGGGCCGCCGAACGGTGAC containing:
- a CDS encoding lipid-transfer protein, whose translation is MPGIKDATAVVGIGQTPFAKQLPESEKALACRAILAALDDAGIAPAEVDGLASYTMEETDEVEVAKAVGLGDLTFFSKVGYGGGGSCATVAHLAAAIAGGQATVGVAWRSRKRGSGPRPWKNTSVQLPTPAQWTRPFGLLRPADEIGMLARRYMHEYGATRDHLFNVALACRNRANQNPAAIMYERPLTREMYMTSRWISEPLCLFDNCLETDGALACVIVSAERARDCRRRPVYVHSAAQGLPAQHHGMVNYWNDDPLTGPAWTAARHLWKHADFTPDDVDVAQIYDAFTPLIPLSLEGYGFCGRGEGAAFTEGGALEIGGRLPVNTGGGGLSEAYVHGFNLINEGVKQLRGTSTAQVPGAATCLVTAGEGVPTSALLLRA
- a CDS encoding FadD3 family acyl-CoA ligase, coding for MRGDLEWGGIPGLVRSAATRFADREAVVEGRTRVSYAELGARVERAAAACVANGVRLGDRVAIWAPNTLDWIVSALGAVSAGAVLVPLNTRFKGTEAAYVLSRSRAKLLFVTGTFLGTSYVASLRRAAGEGQGEGEGKGAGPLPGLPHLEQVVVLADDAPADFRTWKDFLASGEGVGAEEVRQRGDTVSGSCASDIIFTSGTTGRPKGALITHAQTLRGYEIWSDLAGLREGDRYLIVNPFFHTFGYKAGIVACLMRGATMIPQPVFNVDTVLANVASERISVLPGPPTLHQSLLDHPSRDAYDLSALRLVVTGAAVVPLRLVERLKSELKIDTVLTAYGLSEASGIVTMCRRGDEAQVIASTSGRAIPDTEIRVEAALGSPGEVLVRGFNVMQGYFEDPDATATVLDADGWLHTGDVGVLDDAGNLRITDRIKDMFIVGGFNAYPAEIEQLLGLHPDVADVAVIGVPDGRLGEVGKAYVVRRAGAVLTADDLIAWSRREMANYKVPRMVEFVGELPRNASGKVVKGELRGQ
- a CDS encoding DoxX family protein, with the translated sequence MSIAHIIVTILAAAMSGYSAGAILFRAQWVIQALTDYSVPRSWWPWLGAAKAAGAAGLLVGLFVPPLGVAAGIGLVLYFSGAAVTVARARWYSHIPFPLVYAAPVVGALALGLAV
- a CDS encoding Zn-ribbon domain-containing OB-fold protein — protein: MTTINSTNATSTTNATNATSTTNATHATTSDQSLLSPVPDDDGAPFWEYAARGELRIQSCAGCGELRFPPRPCCPHCHSFASEWREMSGRGRVWSFVIPHPPLLPAYAEQAPYNAIVVELADAPRIRLVGNLVSGAGEALNSVPQERIRIGARVQVVFAEVNGVAVPRWVLERP